From a single Lolium rigidum isolate FL_2022 chromosome 7, APGP_CSIRO_Lrig_0.1, whole genome shotgun sequence genomic region:
- the LOC124675819 gene encoding anthocyanin regulatory R-S protein-like: MALSSAPLSQEEPTPPSPGKRFSNQLAAAVRSINWTYAIFWSMSTSRPGSLTWKDGFYNGEIKTRKITNSTELTADQLVLERSQQLREVYQSLLSGECDHRARRPAASLSPEDLGDAEWYYTVCMTYAFRPGQGLPGKSFATNEPIWLCNAHFADTKIFQRALLAKTASIQTVACIPFMGGVLELGTADQVLEDTDMVNRIRTTFWELRFPTWSEVEEPSSSPSENETGEADIVFEDLDHNVAEATATISGEMGCLSDDNLEGITKQIDELYGLCEELDVRGLGDNWIMDGSFEVMSSPEAAPPVPDAGGITDDVATLSSSVESSRPSCFTAWKMSSDSPQDVAAGESQKLLKKAVAGGAWTNDDGDGTVRAQESNVKGHVMSERRRREKLNEMFLILKSLVPSIHKVDKASILAETIAYLKELEQRVEELESSGRPIKVTTGLRRHAVLGKKVSASAGSKRKAWELGDLPKEKEDGPSNVVNVTVMGKEVLLEVQCLWKELLMTRVFDALNLKALGLDVLSVQSSTPDGLLALKIRAQCAGSAAVAPGMISEALQKAIGRR, from the exons ATGGCACTATCGTCAGCCCCTCTGAGCCAGGAAGAACCCACACCGCCGTCACCGGGGAAGCGATTTAGCAACCAGCTCGCTGCCGCCGTGAGGAGCATCAACTGGACTTACGCCATATTCTGGTCCATGTCTACCAGCCGCCCGGG ATCCTTGACGTGGAAGGACGGATTCTACAACGGCGAGATAAAGACGAGGAAGATCACCAACTCGACGGAGCTTACAGCCGACCAGCTCGTACTGGAGAGGAGCCAGCAGCTGAGGGAGGTCTACCAGTCGCTACTCTCCGGCGAATGCGACCACCGGGCCAGACGTCCCGCTGCCTCGCTTTCGCCGGAGGATCTCGGCGACGCCGAGTGGTACTACACGGTCTGCATGACCTACGCCTTCCGGCCTGGCCAAGG TTTGCCTGGCAAAAGCTTTGCGACCAATGAACCTATTTGGCTCTGCAACGCTCACTTTGCGGACACCAAAATCTTCCAACGCGCGCTCTTAGCCAAG ACCGCGTCTATTCAG ACAGTTGCTTGCATCCCATTCATGGGCGGTGTGCTCGAGCTGGGGACGGCTGATCAG GTTTTGGAGGACACAGACATGGTGAACCGGATCCGCACAACTTTCTGGGAGCTACGGTTTCCGACATggtcggaggtggaggagccgagTTCCAGCCCATCAGAAAACGAAACAGGAGAGGCGGATATCGTGTTCGAGGACCTTGACCACAACGTCGCCGAGGCGACGGCGACGATTTCCGGGGAGATGGGGTGCCTGTCCGACGACAACCTCGAGGGGATCACGAAGCAGATCGACGAGCTCTACGGCCTGTGCGAGGAGCTAGACGTGCGCGGTCTGGGGGATAACTGGATCATGGACGGGTCCTTCGAGGTGATGTCTTCCCCGGAAGCGGCGCCGCCAGTGCCGGACGCAGGCGGGATCACCGATGATGTTGCCACTTTAAGTAGCTCCGTCGAATCCTCTCGCCCGTCGTGCTTTACGGCCTGGAAGATGTCATCGGACTCGCCGCAAGACGTGGCTGCCGGGGAGTCTCAGAAGTTGCTGAAGAAAGCCGTGGCCGGCGGTGCATGGACGAACGATGATGGTGACGGCACAGTGAGAGCTCAGGAAAGTAACGTCAAGGGTCATGTCATGTCGGAGAGAAGGCGCCGGGAGAAGCTCAACGAGATGTTCCTGATTCTCAAGTCATTGGTCCCGTCCATTCACAAG GTGGACAAAGCATCCATCCTAGCAGAGACGATAGCCTATCTCAAAGAGCTGGAGCAAAGGGTAGAAGAGCTAGAATCCAGCGGTAGGCCGATCAAAGTAACGACAGGCCTGAGGCGCCATGCCGTCCTCGGGAAGAAGGTCTCGGCCTCGGCTGGATCCAAGAGGAAAGCTTGGGAGCTCGGCGACCTCCCCAAGGAGAAGGAGGACGGCCCGAGCAACGTGGTGAACGTCACCGTGATGGGCAAGGAGGTGCTCCTGGAGGTGCAGTGCCTGTGGAAGGAGCTGTTGATGACACGAGTGTTCGACGCCCTGAACCTGAAGGCCCTCGGCCTGGACGTTCTCTCCGTCCAGTCGTCGACGCCGGACGGCCTTCTTGCTCTGAAGATACGAGCTCAG TGCGCCGGTTCTGCTGCCGTGGCGCCTGGGATGATCAGCGAAGCGCTTCAGAAAGCTATAGGGAGACGCTGA